A single window of Leishmania panamensis strain MHOM/PA/94/PSC-1 chromosome 35 sequence DNA harbors:
- a CDS encoding hypothetical protein (TriTrypDB/GeneDB-style sysID: LpmP.35.4410), translated as MERTVSELISQQGPTPHMGQLRCLMERRGLHSLKGYKKRFWVVDERNGRLEVYKNDQEHVPIQVFRAADIRNVIYADDKQNRFFVMMVQTRGPRDIKFRMSSFEERESWSKAITHIMDVYSAINKHKNVLGMVLRRAKTVSEALGVNISIDSGRLLAEVPEDLLQYVAEAVDIALASVTSIARSFREVEVDMPRSYILYVHAITEEQSPQQPKETKYNPEGRTMTMNVCLLRVKSERVSFSVTQPEEVFRLVQSNVFRNPLIEGWIESEPNCARACADIQDYLGLPAARRSWITFQWGQHLSDSAKVEAFLQRFVTVTFFKRALRSVRDAVVRIERLIADTNAQATTKSFMGGTAAVSTRDGGGLSPFSVWRPVTTTGVTVQPDSAFFFGNNGTSAATVTGGLSGAAANGNGGGGFQSNQASFAVVTNSAAGVGSDAALAIRLIRENVAGLCIQLDKRVVEKATVPPPIVTLHASEYEQHCQPAFLLVTKCRRVLPLKHRVTGDVLSDELYEVGYNAFLQQQLSLLRIELNGIFYKQVRVVVMWDPLFRAAAALKTPISIEELPHLLRHVKDVCLSRLQHVVQVLRNAHTDVPGHVEDHNYLYNAFCSCVGTVVVNFLPYTVRSDASVVEPKLQAGVLTDTLYCTKEESMPSLMTVLGHVHRGGNPKTTRASLLGTGSHSVVLYAAEAKLGAWCENYFSNPKHAIPDSRIQLVEDEFDSDTDGTSVGMLQDTDFGEAVAYERSAEIGLLTMQRVVNAIYDSQCQAPVDLKIGCDDIMRAIHAFVSSFGDGKRPRKHDVARVLIINLQRLRQMYVRAVDDETTSLLTFEQARQLLRDFCEYKTNEQYIDVALREISKLGIEPLSPLVEEENKRRSELHQPVEAAEEAIDIYATDSGGRLTGSNIYEYSPNTRVPNAVNFSVVSSSTPIEAEMVRRGSRRSLSRRRFQSNGNRVSTTAPSRSRESPSAVTEGPMSDRSGLHIRLPSSASDAFDFASVTEVALMELLPREARLARLALRVGFVFGLENTGKSLIINSMRGIASPTVATVGLSQQVVAFDEWVWALNELGGRESFRNNWRYYALRIETVHFLVFVLDILNVQALSEAQQYLKEVTKYYHDAPLLVIFNNFREGHRHFDIAEFESLIDLDKLRRRHDSEVFSCVCDITVVHSKNRQLPPKLRTTLRSLASLLMARSKDEDGGDGGPPPVPKVMTTSISESVAGAAAGAAAAGAGVGLSR; from the coding sequence ATGGAGCGGACGGTGAGTGAGCTCATATCGCAGCAGGGCCCTACGCCGCACATGGGTCAGCTGCGATGCCTGATGGAACGTCGTGGCTTGCATAGTCTCAAAGGCTACAAGAAACGCTTCTGGGTTGTAGATGAGCGTAATGGACGGCTAGAGGTGTACAAAAATGACCAGGAGCACGTTCCCATACAGGTCTTTCGTGCAGCGGACATCCGTAACGTTATCTACGCCGATGACAAGCAGAACCGCTTTTTCGTGATGATGGTACAGACACGCGGTCCACGCGACATCAAGTTCCGCATGAGCAGTTTTGAGGAACGCGAGTCCTGGTCCAAGGCGATTACGCATATAATGGACGTCTACTCTGCCATCAACAAACACAAGAACGTGCTAGGCATGGTGTTGCGGCGTGCCAAGACCGTGTCGGAGGCGCTCGGGGTGAACATCTCGATTGACAGCGGGCGCCTGCTCGCTGAGGTGCCGGAGGACTTGCTGCAGTACGTTGCCGAGGCTGTCGACATTGCCTTGGCGAGTGTCACGTCGATTGCACGCTCCTTCCGCGAGGTAGAAGTGGACATGCCACGCAGCTACATCCTCTACGTGCACGCTATCACTGAAGAGCAATCACCGCAACAGCCCAAGGAAACTAAGTATAATCCGGAAGGGCGCACCATGACCATGAACGTGTGTCTTCTCCGTGTGAAGTCAGAACGGGTGAGTTTTTCAGTGACACAGCCAGAGGAGGTGTTTCGGCTGGTGCAATCAAACGTCTTCCGAAATCCTCTTATTGAGGGCTGGATAGAGAGTGAGCCGaactgtgcgcgtgcgtgcgctgaCATCCAGGACTACCTCGGGCTgccggcagcgcggcgcagctggatCACGTTTCAGTGGGGCCAGCATCtgagcgacagcgccaaGGTAGAGGCCTTTCTGCAGAGGTTTGTGACAGTGACGTTCTTCAAACGAGCGCTGCGGAGCGTCAGGGATGCTGTGGTGCGTATAGAGCGGCTGATTGCTGACACGAATGCGCAGGCGACCACGAAGAGCTTCATGGggggcaccgctgccgtttCAACGCgggatggtggtggtttATCGCCGTTTAGTGTATGGCGTCCGGTCACGACTACGGGCGTAACCGTGCAGCCGGAcagcgctttttttttcggcaATAACGGCACTTCCGCCGCGACTGTGACTGGAGGCTtgagcggtgcagcggcaaaTGGTAATGGGGGCGGTGGCTTTCAGAGCAACCAAGCCTCGTTCGCTGTTGTGACAAACAGCGCTGCGGGTGTCGGTTCCGACGCCGCGCTTGCTATTCGGCTTATCCGTGAGAATGTGGCAGGACTGTGCATTCAGCTGGATAAACGCGTTGTCGAGAAGGCTACTGTACCACCACCGATCGTCACATTGCACGCCTCCGAGTacgagcagcactgccagccCGCGTTCCTGCTGGTGACCAAGTGCCGTCGTGTCTTGCCTCTCAAGCACCGCGTGACGGGCGATGTGCTAAGTGACGAGCTCTACGAGGTGGGCTACAACGCctttctgcagcagcagctcagtcTGCTGCGGATAGAACTTAATGGTATCTTTTACAAGCAGGTGAGGGTGGTAGTCATGTGGGATCCCCTCTttcgcgctgccgcagccctGAAGACTCCGATTAGTATAGAGGAATTGCCGCACCTTTTGCGGCACGTGAAGGATGTTTGTCTATCTAGGCTACAGCACGTTGTACAGGTTCTGCGCAATGCACACACCGATGTGCCTGGGCATGTGGAGGATCACAATTACCTGTACAacgccttctgcagctgcgttgGGACCGTCGTAGTCAACTTCTTGCCGTATACGGTCAGGAGCGACGCGAGCGTTGTTGAGCCAAAGTTGCAGGCTGGCGTACTTACCGACACGCTCTACTGTACCAAGGAGGAGTCAATGCCGAGCTTGATGACGGTTCTTGGTCACGTCCACCGGGGCGGCAACCCCAAAACGACGCGAGCCTCGCTTCTGGGGACAGGCTCGCACAGTGTTGTCCTGTATGCGGCCGAGGCAAAGCTTGGGGCATGGTGCGAAAACTACTTCTCCAACCCTAAGCACGCGATTCCAGACTCGCGAATCCAACTTGTGGAGGACGAATTTGACAGCGACACGGATGGCACGTCGGTTGGGATGCTGCAGGACACCGACTTTGGCGAAGCTGTGGCCTACGAGCGTAGCGCTGAGATTGGACTGCTGACGATGCAGCGAGTCGTGAACGCCATCTACGACTCGCAGTGCCAAGCACCGGTGGATCTGAAGATCGGCTGCGACGACATTATGCGCGCCATCCACGCCTTCGTCTCCTCCTTTGGCGATGGCAAGCGACCCAGAAAGCACGATGTGGCGCGCGTCCTCATCATCAACCttcagcgcctgcgccaaatgtatgtgcgtgcggtGGACGACGAGaccacgtcgctgctgacgttCGAGCAGGCTCGCCAGCTTCTGCGCGACTTCTGCGAATACAAAACAAACGAACAATACATCGATGTCGCGCTGCGCGAGATTTCGAAACTGGGGATAGAGCCATTGTCGCCGCtggtggaagaggaaaacaaacgCCGCAGCGAGTTGCACCAGCCGGTGGAAGCGGCGGAAGAGGCAATCGATATTTACGCGActgacagcggcggccggcTAACGGGGAGTAATATCTATGAGTACAGCCCCAACACCCGGGTCCCGAACGCGGTCAACTTTAGCGTCGTGAGCAGTAGCACCCCGATCGAAGCGGAGATGGTAAGGCGTggcagcaggcgctccttgtcgcggcggcggttcCAGAGCAACGGCAATCGAGTCAGTACCACCGCCCCTTCCCGTTCCAGGGAAAGCCCATCAGCGGTGACAGAAGGGCCGATGTCCGACCGCAGTGGCCTGCACATTCGTCTTCCCTCCTCAGCGTCCGATGCCTTCGACTTCGCTTCTGTCACAGAGGTAGCGCTGATGGAGTTACTGCCTCGCGAGGCCCGCCTTGCTCGTCTAGCGTTGCGTGTCGGATTTGTCTTCGGCCTTGAGAACACTGGCAAGTCACTTATTATCAACTCCATGCGCGGTATTGCAAGTCCGACAGTGGCGACGGTGGGACTCTCTCAGCAAGTTGTCGCTTTTGACGAATGGGTGTGGGCGCTGAATGAGCTTGGCGGCCGTGAGAGCTTCCGCAATAACTGGCGGTACTATGCACTCCGCATCGAAACCGTTCATTTTCTCGTGTTCGTTCTCGACATCCTCAACGTGCAAGCGCTGagcgaggcgcagcagtACTTGAAGGAGGTCACCAAATACTACCATgacgcaccgctgcttgTCATCTTCAATAATTTTCGAGAAGGACACCGCCACTTTGACATTGCCGAGTTCGAGTCTCTCATCGATCTCGATAagctgcggaggcggcacgATTCCGAGGTGttctcctgtgtgtgcgACATCACAGTGGTGCACTCGAAGAACCGACAGCTCCCCCCAAAACTGCGCACCACGCTGCGCAGTCTCGCCAGCCTGCTCATGGCCCGCTCAAAGGATGAAGATGGCGGGGACGGGGGACCTCCGCCGGTGCCGAAGGTGATGACCACTTCCATCTCTGAAAGCGTGgcgggtgctgcagctggcgctgcagcagctggtgctggtgtAGGGCTCTCGCGTTAG
- a CDS encoding C2 domain protein, putative (TriTrypDB/GeneDB-style sysID: LpmP.35.4430) — protein MGKLTIKVHKCELYRPVSSGNWVVNPRVTVVVDGTYRFQTTLKKNTFQPQFSDSFVVGNTHRLAVIELSVYDVQEPSGLVLPGIGVLTAKRGVVRAVNCTGIDEGEVFGASSTGPTGSGGAAGSSGGTSSLLKARLPVLLGRCYISIERLVHHERKRRKYYLATPLPPVSATATAGCNVCAGAAGMTSNAITSGTSSAAMVNDNGPSLLQQTIPTGIAGTITISLESDSLGEPASELRLSEQLEAAYVRRLRRFLLCYDPPKVAILDVMMAHVRDTAELYPRNNGNNASTVALTDKSAPALWSNGQDQSSSTPTISSPITSQCPRGKSVTSREGGASPLLVSSRNHDDYQTRTPLSSRPYLLMPLDSRVSPFSSSVSPLVVVTPRKRSVCLGGRAELTVELPDERETFEEMMSRLCAEYQASEPGDFRAAIRVDGCTNINKEDWNQSLLGSDDVFIILRSEAEEFVTNMATLQNTVVWAEANTVAMDVINPQHFYVTVILMGRCGAKTYEIGRCNVSAAPLSQGYISRRNMFLCMVESVTQVVVSGLVHLLVRPINFGLTSPDMAESVDDFYDRLGRFFKRYDPIQLPLVDVLARSRLGEIDSYMNDLVVQYGREPGTVRMLVAIESLVSLRETADMDLSGQDVCVLLTMGTCSVRTKAFAVRQFAPTSVRENYVFDVVRETDLIRIEVVNAQWDDVVYGRVDFSCLNTQRSVMNKRDLYLVGAAGTPEAYFSGIVRVNLYSDEVGHNYEVDLSLENTFAGRLRRYAYRHTPDSLHRVNIAVATVFDMESFMARLAVEYGDEDPTYALYFTVVGCRQLRSGLSGINPYVVVRVGIDAYQTKTSRATVEPDYFEFCQFYYDRPEDMAITLVVMDQADIGRDEEVGRAVIPLANVQPSRQYNDWLPVLSEKKNGKMREVGRIGFKYTVVDLNLVDRTRARLIKEQCREREARRPNVMRGKREPRSPSMGQIGGSGTDPLPSSGTTSAGISSSVSQRWSNLKRYLLQGHLRTNSMRMVSDVNSTFDDSDRYEQTMNETTTFGVTWRDTSPSKSGRSLVNRTPTMNLMDRGITSVEEFCSAEVSQPNSAALSDADADLPASLELTYRPPTYGGDVLTESSAPLDSEGSNEKSYATRMQLRVRLLSCTNLFKPGRNMPNPYVLLSTICESHRSRVQFSTTEPLFNEAFLFTVEDPSIDYLSITVLTDTPYGLRKLGHCTLSMRNVQRGVMRTRWTSLVIHPFEATAMECGFVYLSLGAINFGMNYLPSMDAENRLREKIREYLSMHAPRQLHRLEWYVGELSQVESIMLGDWFHDNGSDTGADDTDTRVADLEVAVLGVSHLYSSGFLAEGFCVVKAKVNGHTRARTEPITGERGNFVVSDAQDQLRFSVSEPTTTLVRLSVVLNGKTNAGECYISLADLHRGVTKERTLMLVMDSRTSHAVAVGFIRVSVLCRNYGSSAPAPTEEELSLHSRLTRFFYYYIPTELAMVDVKYATTLNVAAYLNRMVEKYGPEPGEYNLHFTVDRCRALAFKNGKTPLNVFCIVRAGLQEFRSSIVECRDECVISESFDLVVGLPQQENVELILMRYYPSKQVELARTQVELGTLRQAEENLMELALVSHAGTKAAGVCGVLKVSAFPVDFGSDDQMHARSQSAFAYGIEGSSALAQTAYLFASPMMGAASTFSALRSHAPSENDAGKDPSDAERTPLQPGMAPLMSTAFSGTYREKGGSVPPVVRSSISGSVTIVGFAGLIIHDAEIYIRVSEGGTVLLKTKPIPADQLVSLEASTATFTIDNVAANYDKQYTLKLGFRKLLGAEALCHADFCILRCPTGKTVEKRLRLYDVNSEFLGICRLSISLPKVHLPVPPLQHLSPAIFEPLMDDVASLVSTYMPKDVRRLDLILCHAPDIRQLHRALRLQLAPSVVATVYVAIHSLDLHSTTMRHSCVVTASVGHFTSEAARRQPGASPVYPYGMSKESVSNLDFPLLRIDISATGQAATLTLCVYDRASKSKSEEVGRTVVSLRALLTPAVFDMLEKVQVPLVSVRHAANRVHASLVGTITFSLIPPAFESYGASVRFSSSAMDGFDRAYVRYYTDRICRLLSHYDANSLVDIHARLYESYVSCNCWETGLSACLADLVVRWGKELDPCEPPPALKSHDDTQHNKRVSVVHRGKRESN, from the coding sequence ATGGGCAAACTAACGATCAAGGTTCACAAATGCGAGCTCTACCGTCCCGTCAGCAGTGGTAACTGGGTCGTCAATCCACGCGTCACCGTTGTTGTGGACGGCACGTATCGGTTCCAGACAACCCTAAAGAAGAACACGTTTCAGCCACAGTTTAGCGACTCCTTCGTTGTGGGCAACACACACCGGCTGGCCGTGATTGAGCTCTCCGTCTATGATGTCCAGGAGCCATCGGGCTTGGTTCTGCCAGGGATAGGTGTCTTGACGGCGAAGCGAGGTGTGGTGCGGGCAGTCAACTGCACCGGGATAGATGAAGGCGAAGTTTTCGGTGCCTCCTCAACCGGCCCCACCGGtagtggcggcgccgccggcagTAGCGGCGGCACATCATCGTTGTTGAAGGCACGACTCCCGGTGTTGCTAGGGCGGTGCTACATATCCATTGAGCGTTTGGTGCACCACGAGCGGAAGCGCCGCAAGTACTACCTCGCCACACCACTTCCACCCGTGTCTGCAACGGCTACGGCAGGGTGCAACGTATGtgcgggtgctgctggcATGACCTCGAATGCAATCACCTCTGGCACGTCTTCAGCTGCGATGGTGAACGACAACGGTCCCTCACTTCTACAGCAAACCATTCCGACAGGCATTGCCGGCACAATTACAATCTCTCTCGAGTCTGACTCCCTTGGCGAACCCGCGTCAGAGCTGAGACTCAGCGAGCAACTCGAGGCCGCCTATGTGCGACGTCTGCGTCGCTTTCTGCTCTGCTACGATCCGCCTAAGGTGGCCATCCTGGATGTAATGATGGCGCATGTGCGCGACACAGCAGAGCTGTACCCTCGGAACAACGGCAACAATGCGAGTACAGTGGCGCTGACGGACAAAagtgcgccagcgctgtgGAGCAATGGACAGGATCAGTCCAGCTCCACACCCACTATTTCGAGCCCCATCACATCGCAGTGTCCTCGCGGCAAAAGTGTAACATCGCGAGAGGGCGGCGCCTCACCTCTCCTAGTGAGTTCGCGCAACCACGACGACTATCAGACGCGGACTCCGCTAAGTAGTCGTCCGTATCTCCTCATGCCGCTTGACTCGCGGGTGAGCccgttcagcagcagcgtttcTCCCCTCGTCGTGGTCACTCCACGAAAACGCAGTGTATGCCTCGGAGGCCGAGCAGAGCTGACGGTGGAACTCCCTGATGAGCGAGAAACCTTCGAGGAAATGATGAGCCGGCTCTGCGCTGAGTACCAAGCGAGCGAACCGGGCGACTTCCGCGCCGCGATACGGGTTGACGGTTGCACAAACATCAACAAGGAGGACTGGAATCAGTCGCTTCTTGGGTCCGACGATGTCTTCATCATCTtacgcagcgaggcggaggaatTTGTGACGAACATGGCTACGCTGCAGAACACCGTTGTTTGGGCGGAGGCGAACACCGTGGCCATGGACGTTATCAATCCGCAGCACTTCTATGTGACAGTCATATTGATGGGCCGCTGCGGAGCAAAGACGTACGAGATTGGCCGCTGCAACGTtagcgctgcgccgctctcgcAAGGATACATCTCACGCCGCAACATGTTTCTGTGTATGGTGGAGAGCGTGACTCAAGTGGTGGTAAGCGGCCTGGTGCACCTCCTGGTGCGTCCCATCAACTTCGGTCTCACTTCGCCTGACATGGCGGAAAGCGTTGATGATTTCTATGACCGACTCGGCCGCTTTTTTAAGCGGTACGACCCCATTCAGTTGCCGTTGGTGGACGTGTTGGCACGGAGCCGCCTGGGTGAGATCGACTCGTACATGAATGATTTGGTGGTCCAATACGGCCGAGAGCCGGGGACGGTGCGCATGCTAGTCGCCATCGAGTCACTTGTCTCGTTGCGTGAGACCGCTGACATGGATTTGAGTGGACAGGACGTTTGCGTCCTGCTCACAATGGGCACTTGCAGTGTGCGCACCAAGGCATTTGCTGTCCGCCAGTTTGCACCTACCAGTGTGCGGGAGAACTACGTGTTCGACGTGGTACGTGAGACCGACCTCATCCGTATTGAGGTGGTGAATGCACAGTGGGACGACGTTGTGTACGGCCGCGTCGACTTTAGCTGTCTGaacacgcagcgcagcgtcatGAACAAGCGTGACTTGTACCTCGTGGGTGCAGCTGGAACGCCAGAGGCGTATTTCAGCGGCATCGTCCGCGTAAACCTGTACAGCGACGAGGTGGGGCACAACTATGAAGTGGACCTGAGTCTCGAAAACACCTTTGCCGGGCGACTGCGCCGCTACGCGTACCGCCACACCCCTGATAGCCTGCACCGCGTGAATATAGCGGTTGCAACAGTGTTCGACATGGAGTCCTTTATGGCGCGGCTGGCCGTCGAGTACGGCGATGAAGACCCCACCTACGCTCTCTACTTTACTGTCGTGGGATGCCGTCAGCTGCGTTCTGGCCTTAGTGGCATCAACCCTTACGTGGTGGTGCGTGTCGGCATCGACGCTTATCAGACAAAGACCTCGAGAGCGACTGTGGAGCCCGACTACTTCGAGTTTTGCCAGTTCTACTACGATCGGCCTGAGGACATGGCCATTACGCTCGTGGTGATGGATCAGGCAGACATCggcagagacgaagaggtCGGCCGTGCGGTGATCCCTTTGGCCAATGTGCAACCGTCGCGGCAGTACAACGATTGGCTTCCTGTCCTTTCCGAGAAGAAGAACGGCAAGATGCGGGAGGTGGGCAGGATTGGGTTCAAGTACACTGTGGTGGACCTAAACCTGGTGGACCGCACACGGGCACGCCTTATTAAGGAGCAGTGCCGTGAGCGTGAGGCACGCCGGCCTAACGTAATgcgaggaaaaagagagcccCGGAGCCCAAGTATGGGGCAAATAGGGGGAAGCGGGACAGACCCGCTTCCCTCCAGTGGGACCACAAGCGCGGGGATCAGCTCTAGTGTTTCGCAGCGGTGGAGTAATTTGAAGAGGTACTTGCTTCAAGGCCACCTCAGGACGAACTCGATGCGAATGGTGAGCGACGTCAACAGCACCTTCGATGATTCGGACCGCTATGAGCAAACCATGAATGAAACAACAACCTTCGGTGTGACGTGGCGGGATACGAGTCCCTCTAAGTCCGGTCGCTCCCTCGTCAATCGTACTCCCACCATGAACCTGATGGATCGTGGCATCACCTCTGTCGAGGAGTTCTGCTCCGCCGAGGTCAGTCAGCCGAACTCCGCGGCGCTTTCCGATGCGGATGCGGACCTGCCCGCCTCGCTAGAGCTGACGTATCGGCCTCCGACCTACGGAGGAGATGTGCTGACTGAgtcctctgcccccctcgACAGCGAGGGCAGTAATGAGAAGAGCTATGCGACACGCATGCAGCTGCGTGTACGCCTGCTGAGCTGCACAAACCTCTTTAAACCTGGACGCAACATGCCGAACCCGTACGTGCTGCTCTCTACCATCTGCGAGTCCCACCGATCTCGGGTGCAGTTCTCCACCACAGAGCCACTGTTTAACGAAGCATTTCTGTTCACTGTTGAAGACCCAAGCATCGACTACCTCTCCATCACTGTCCTCACCGACACGCCTTACGGGCTTAGGAAGCTGGGCCACTGCACGCTGTCGATGCGCAACGTGCAGCGCGGCGTGATGCGGACGCGGTGGACGTCGCTTGTCATTCATCCCTTTGAGGCAACCGCAATGGAGTGCGGCTTCGTGTACCTCTCGCTTGGCGCGATCAACTTTGGCATGAACTATCTGCCCTCCATGGACGCCGAGAACCGACTACGGGAGAAGATCCGCGAGTACCTCAGCATGCACGCGCCGCGACAGCTCCACCGCTTGGAGTGGTACGTCGGAGAGCTCTCGCAGGTTGAGAGCATCATGCTCGGGGACTGGTTCCACGACAACGGTAGTGACACCGGCGCCGAtgacacagacacgcgcgtcGCTGACTtagaggtggcggtgctggggGTGTCCCATCTCTACTCCAGTGGCTTTCTCGCCGAGGGTTTCTGCGTCGTCAAGGCGAAAGTGAATGGCCACACGCGAGCAAGGACAGAGCCGATcacgggggagaggggcaacTTTGTCGTCTCGGATGCTCAAGAccagctgcgcttctccgTTTCCGagccgacgacgacgctcGTGCGACTGAGCGTCGTGCTGAATGGTAAAACGAATGCCGGGGAGTGCTACATATCCTTGGCCGATCTACACCGTGGCGTCACGAAGGAGCGAACGCTAATGCTGGTGATGGATTCACGCACCTCGCacgctgtggcggtggggtTTATCCGTGTTTCCGTCTTATGCAGAAACTACGGCAGCTCAGCCCCGGCACCGACAGAGGAGGAACTGTCGCTGCACTCGCGCCTGACCCGCTTTTTCTACTACTACATCCCGACCGAGTTGGCGATGGTGGACGTCAAGTACGCAACGACGTTGAACGTAGCGGCATACCTGAACCGCATGGTGGAGAAGTACGGCCCGGAGCCAGGTGAATACAACCTTCACTTCACAGTTGACCGTTGCCGCGCTCTCGCCTTTAAGAATGGCAAAACACCGCTGAACGTGTTCTGCATTGTCCGTGCCGGGCTGCAGGAGTTTCGTAGCTCGATTGTGGAGTGTCGCGATGAGTGTGTGATTTCCGAGAGCTTTGACCTCGTTGTCGGCCTCCCGCAGCAGGAAAATGTAGAGCTGATTCTGATGCGTTACTACCCGTCGAAGCAGGTGGAGCTGGCCCGCACGCAGGTGGAGCTGGGGACTCTGCGGCAAGCAGAGGAGAATCTTATGGAGCTGGCGCTCGTCAGCCACGCTGGGACGAAGGCGGCGGGTGTTTGCGGTGTCCTGAAAGTCTCCGCTTTTCCTGTAGACTTTGGCAGTGATGACCAGATGCACGCACGGTCACAATCGGCGTTTGCCTACGGCATCGAGGGGTCGTCAGCCCTGGCCCAGACAGCGTACCTCTTCGCGTCGCCGATGATGGGGGCTGCCAGCACATTTTCTGCTCTTCGCAGCCATGCGCCGAGCGAGAATGACGCTGGTAAGGATCCGTCAGATGCGGAGCGCACGCCACTTCAACCGGGCATGGCGCCCTTGATGTCGACCGCTTTTAGCGGCACCTACAGGGAGAAGGGTGGGTCGGTGCCCCCCGTggtccgcagcagcatctcaGGCTCCGTCACTATCGTTGGTTTTGCCGGGCTGATCATTCATGATGCTGAGATCTACATCCGCGTGTCGGAAGGTGGCACTGTGCTGCTCAAGACGAAGCCGATCCCGGCTGATCAGCTAGTCTCCTTGGAGGCGAGCACGGCTACCTTCACGATTGACAACGTGGCCGCTAACTATGACAAGCAATATACTCTCAAGCTTGGGTTTCGCAAGCTACTGGGCGCCGAGGCGCTGTGCCACGCTGACTTCTGTATCCTACGCTGCCCTACTGGCAAGACGGTGGAGAAACGTCTGCGTCTCTACGACGTGAACTCAGAGTTCTTGGGCATTTGCCGTCTGAGTATATCACTGCCAAAAGTCCAtctgccggtgccgccactgcagcacctctctcctgccaTCTTCGAGCCGCTCATGGACGATGTCGCTTCGCTGGTGTCGACCTACATGCCGAAGGATGTGCGGCGACTAGATCTCATCCTGTGTCATGCCCCGGACATTCGTCAACTGCATCGCGCATtgcggctgcagctcgcgcccagcgtggtggcgacggtaTACGTAGCGATCCATTCACTCGACCTGCATTCCACGACGATGCGACACTCGTGCGTTGTAACAGCGTCTGTGGGGCACTTCACCTcggaggcagcgcggcggcagcccgGTGCGTCCCCGGTGTACCCATACGGCATGTCCAAGGAGAGTGTCTCGAATCTGGATTTCCCCTTGCTGCGTATCGACATCAGCGCCACTGGACAGGCCGCCACCTTGACGCTGTGTGTGTACGACCGCGCCTCCAAGTCGAAATCGGAAGAAGTCGGCCGCACTGTGGTGTCGCTGAGAGCCCTGCTCACGCCTGCCGTCTTTGACATGCTCGAGAAGGTACAGGTGCCGCTTGTGTCGGTGCGCCACGCTGCGAATCGCGTCCATGCGAGCTTGGTCGGTACCATCACGTTCAGTCTCATACCCCCTGCGTTCGAGAGCTATGGTGCCTccgtgcgcttctcttcgaGCGCAATGGATGGCTTTGATCGTGCATACGTCCGCTACTACACCGATCGCATTTGCCGCCTGCTGAGTCACTACGACGCAAACTCGCTTGTAGACATTCATGCACGCCTGTACGAGTCGTATGTTTCCTGCAATTGCTGGGAGACCGGACTATCGGCGTGCCTGGCCGACCTGGTGGTCAGATGGGGAAAGGAGCTGGACCCTTGCGAGCCGCCACCTGCACTGAAGAGCCATGATGACACACAACACAACAAGAGGGTGTCTGTGGTGCACAGAGGCAAAAGAGAGTCAAATTGA